In Desulforhopalus sp., a single genomic region encodes these proteins:
- a CDS encoding Gfo/Idh/MocA family oxidoreductase, translating into MKNIRVGVIGVGYLGRFHAQKYAALKNVNLIGVADVSVQQGEKVAEECKCQYFHDYKKLVPLVDAVSIVVPTSYHHLVAGECLDHGLDVLLEKPMTVTLAEADELIAKAEARNLLLQIGHLERFNPAVQAMEPFLTTPVFIESNRIATFKNRGVDVDVVLDLMIHDIDIILNIVKSPLKTIHTVGAPVVTANTDIANARLMFENGATANVTVSRISRTNVRKMRIFQPGSYINVDFGNKRVMTIELSEELRENGMPKQIVKLQKFSDGDALKSEIISFVEHVQNRTKPAVSGVEGRRALEVALQVMDQIKALHSLELYKKVLDGNRV; encoded by the coding sequence ATGAAGAATATACGAGTTGGGGTAATTGGAGTAGGCTATTTAGGTCGTTTTCATGCGCAGAAGTATGCTGCCTTGAAAAATGTAAACCTGATCGGCGTGGCGGATGTAAGTGTCCAGCAAGGTGAAAAAGTTGCTGAAGAGTGCAAGTGTCAATACTTTCATGATTACAAGAAGTTGGTGCCTCTTGTTGATGCTGTTTCTATTGTCGTCCCCACCTCCTATCATCATCTGGTAGCAGGGGAATGCCTTGATCATGGCCTCGATGTCCTCCTGGAAAAGCCAATGACCGTTACCTTGGCGGAAGCGGACGAACTCATCGCTAAAGCGGAGGCCCGCAACTTACTCTTACAGATAGGCCATCTTGAGCGGTTCAACCCAGCAGTACAGGCCATGGAACCCTTTCTCACCACCCCGGTTTTTATAGAAAGCAATCGAATTGCCACCTTTAAAAACAGAGGTGTCGATGTCGACGTGGTTCTTGATTTGATGATTCATGACATCGATATCATTCTTAATATTGTCAAATCACCACTTAAGACCATTCATACCGTTGGTGCTCCTGTTGTCACAGCCAATACCGACATTGCCAATGCCCGATTGATGTTTGAAAACGGGGCCACCGCGAATGTCACGGTAAGCAGGATTTCTAGAACAAACGTTCGAAAAATGCGTATTTTTCAGCCGGGGTCCTATATAAATGTCGATTTCGGCAATAAACGGGTCATGACTATTGAGCTCTCCGAAGAACTCCGTGAAAACGGCATGCCCAAACAGATTGTTAAACTGCAGAAATTCTCCGACGGGGATGCATTAAAAAGCGAGATCATCTCCTTTGTGGAGCATGTCCAAAACCGCACAAAACCTGCAGTATCCGGTGTGGAAGGGAGACGGGCCCTGGAAGTGGCCTTACAGGTCATGGATCAAATCAAAGCGCTGCATAGCCTGGAATTATACAAAAAGGTCTTGGACGGAAACAGGGTATGA
- the lpxK gene encoding tetraacyldisaccharide 4'-kinase, with translation MSKYLQYLYFFGRPFGLCYGLAMRIREKLYQKGILHQYSLPVPVISVGNLVMGGTGKTPTVRYLANLLVLQGYQPAIISRGYRGKAKQRVNVVSDRKTIFLSPELAGDEPYMLAESLPGVPVLTGTRRIYPCLHAIENFQADVLLLDDGFQHLAVQRDIDIVLFDGTSLAGNQRVFPGGTLREPVSALGRCDAFLLTGIREQNKDNARKFAAFLTAKFPEKTVFYATTSKLSIQCPDKHISSGAVPEEPIFAFCGIANPYRFEESLKNIGIRLNGFLALPDHVNYTQETMVDICEKALASGAKRLVTTKKDFVKLQKINSQLVCYVTEIEFHGDADFDLFVINAVKTSEKEKTRLDDLRVQ, from the coding sequence ATGTCAAAGTACTTACAATATTTGTATTTTTTCGGTCGCCCCTTTGGCCTTTGTTATGGATTGGCAATGCGAATCAGGGAGAAGCTCTATCAAAAGGGCATCTTGCATCAATATTCTCTACCGGTTCCGGTAATTTCCGTTGGCAACCTGGTAATGGGCGGTACCGGCAAGACGCCAACTGTTCGTTATCTGGCGAATCTTCTTGTGCTGCAGGGGTATCAGCCGGCAATAATCAGCCGGGGATATAGAGGAAAGGCAAAACAACGTGTTAACGTGGTTTCCGATCGCAAGACAATTTTTCTCTCACCGGAACTTGCTGGTGATGAACCATATATGCTTGCCGAGTCCTTACCCGGAGTTCCAGTTCTCACCGGAACCCGTCGCATTTACCCCTGCCTGCATGCCATAGAAAATTTTCAGGCTGACGTTCTTCTCCTGGACGATGGATTTCAGCACCTGGCAGTACAACGCGACATTGACATCGTTTTGTTTGATGGAACCAGTCTTGCCGGCAACCAAAGGGTATTTCCCGGCGGAACTTTAAGGGAACCTGTATCCGCCCTGGGGCGCTGCGATGCCTTTCTTCTTACTGGAATACGAGAACAGAACAAAGACAATGCCAGAAAGTTTGCTGCATTCTTAACCGCCAAATTTCCAGAAAAAACTGTCTTTTATGCCACAACAAGCAAGTTGTCCATCCAATGTCCGGATAAACACATTTCTTCCGGAGCTGTCCCGGAAGAACCAATTTTCGCCTTTTGCGGCATTGCCAATCCGTACCGATTTGAAGAGTCACTGAAGAACATCGGCATTCGCCTCAATGGTTTTTTGGCTCTGCCCGATCATGTCAACTACACCCAAGAAACAATGGTAGATATTTGTGAAAAAGCTTTGGCATCAGGAGCAAAGCGGCTGGTCACTACCAAAAAAGATTTTGTCAAACTACAAAAGATAAACTCGCAATTAGTTTGCTATGTTACAGAAATTGAATTTCACGGAGACGCTGACTTTGATCTCTTTGTCATAAATGCTGTTAAGACATCTGAAAAAGAAAAGACTCGGCTGGATGACTTGCGGGTGCAGTAG
- the lpxC gene encoding UDP-3-O-acyl-N-acetylglucosamine deacetylase, which produces MSLPIDPFQYTLRSPVSCCGVGLHSGRTVNLSIKPAPVNNGIRFFRTDMPSDTHIQAHLDKVVDTQLATTLGNEFFQVSTTEHLLAAFQGFGIDNADVELDSTEVPIMDGSAAPFFQLLKITGKMRQNELRKIIRITNSITYRDAEKYLTISPHNGFKVTGEICFDDTLIKEQRYTFDLSADRFNDEIASARTFGYVEQVEELWANGLALGGTLENVIAIHWDRKSVLNEDGLRYHDEFIRHKVLDLVGDLALLGYPVLGHVETYKAGHAQHLGLMQAIAASPECWEIVEMKERGSYTVLDRVAAESKAATKILAPFFTYKPAPFAVT; this is translated from the coding sequence ATGTCGCTGCCCATCGATCCATTTCAGTATACCTTGCGAAGCCCGGTCAGTTGTTGTGGGGTTGGCTTGCACTCCGGAAGAACAGTTAATCTCTCAATCAAACCGGCGCCGGTCAATAACGGTATCCGCTTTTTTCGGACCGATATGCCAAGTGATACCCACATTCAGGCGCACCTGGATAAAGTAGTGGATACACAGCTGGCGACTACCCTCGGCAATGAATTCTTCCAGGTCTCTACTACTGAACACTTGTTGGCCGCGTTTCAGGGTTTTGGAATCGACAACGCTGATGTGGAATTGGATTCTACCGAGGTTCCGATTATGGATGGCAGCGCCGCACCATTTTTCCAACTTCTCAAGATAACTGGAAAAATGAGGCAAAATGAGCTTAGAAAGATTATACGAATAACCAATTCGATTACGTATAGGGATGCCGAAAAATATCTGACGATTTCCCCGCATAACGGTTTCAAGGTGACCGGTGAAATCTGTTTTGACGATACCCTGATCAAGGAACAACGATACACCTTCGATCTATCCGCCGATCGTTTTAATGACGAGATCGCCAGTGCCAGGACATTTGGGTATGTCGAACAGGTCGAAGAACTGTGGGCCAACGGGTTAGCCTTAGGCGGTACCTTGGAGAATGTTATCGCCATTCACTGGGATCGAAAATCGGTTCTTAATGAGGACGGCCTGCGCTACCATGATGAGTTTATCAGGCACAAGGTCTTGGATCTCGTGGGCGACCTGGCGCTCCTGGGGTATCCGGTGCTTGGCCATGTTGAAACTTACAAGGCAGGTCACGCCCAACATCTTGGACTCATGCAGGCCATTGCCGCTTCTCCTGAATGTTGGGAGATCGTCGAAATGAAGGAAAGAGGTTCTTATACAGTACTTGACAGAGTCGCGGCAGAGTCAAAGGCCGCAACTAAAATTCTTGCGCCGTTCTTTACCTACAAACCGGCTCCCTTTGCCGTCACCTGA
- a CDS encoding secondary thiamine-phosphate synthase enzyme YjbQ, with translation MKSYFKELHFEVPSRRAFINITQDVEKCLTESGIKEGLLLCNAMHITASVFINDDESGLHNDFETWLEKLAPHLPVDQYSHNGYEDNADAHLKRQVMGREVVVAVTAGKLHFGTWEQIFYGEFDGKRRKRVLVKIIGE, from the coding sequence ATGAAGTCATATTTCAAGGAGCTCCATTTCGAGGTGCCGAGCCGAAGGGCATTTATCAATATAACCCAGGATGTTGAAAAATGTCTTACGGAAAGCGGCATTAAAGAGGGCCTGCTCCTGTGCAACGCTATGCACATAACAGCATCTGTATTTATCAATGATGACGAATCCGGATTGCATAATGATTTTGAAACATGGTTGGAAAAACTTGCACCGCATCTCCCGGTTGATCAGTATTCTCACAATGGATACGAAGATAATGCCGATGCGCACCTAAAAAGACAGGTCATGGGCAGGGAGGTAGTTGTCGCCGTCACCGCTGGAAAACTACATTTTGGCACATGGGAACAGATATTTTACGGTGAATTTGATGGCAAGAGAAGAAAACGGGTTCTCGTGAAAATAATAGGGGAGTAA
- a CDS encoding cell wall hydrolase, with product MAILEGLLWLTLNVYHEARSEPQVAQVAVALVTMNRAAEKNLQIKEVIQQPRQFSWTSKKDSYFPDDPKAFLQCMQSVYLALQTQDFTQGATHYHLDSVEPSWTAEYTFLDQYGSHKFYK from the coding sequence ATGGCGATATTAGAGGGCCTTTTATGGCTGACGCTGAATGTTTACCATGAGGCAAGATCGGAGCCTCAGGTCGCTCAGGTGGCCGTTGCCTTGGTGACAATGAACCGGGCGGCAGAGAAAAACCTGCAGATTAAAGAGGTCATTCAGCAACCTCGGCAATTCAGTTGGACCTCAAAGAAAGACTCCTATTTCCCCGATGATCCAAAGGCCTTTCTGCAATGTATGCAATCAGTGTATCTTGCCCTGCAAACCCAAGATTTTACTCAAGGCGCAACCCACTACCATCTCGATTCCGTCGAACCCTCATGGACTGCCGAATACACCTTCCTCGACCAATACGGCTCGCACAAATTCTACAAATAG
- a CDS encoding DegT/DnrJ/EryC1/StrS family aminotransferase yields the protein MPGFEIFGEEERKEIMDVLATGVLFRYEFIDQRKGVFKVRQFEENFAQYCGAGHAQAVTSGTSALKVALSALGVGPGDEVITQGFTFVATWEAILEVGATPVFTEVDATLNMDPQDLQKKITPKTKCIIPVHMLGAQARIAEIVAIAAQHSIPVLEDTAQAAGARINGKHLGTFGKCGTFSFDSVKTMTTGEGGMIITDDAELWRSMSEYHDHGHDHQVNPGGRGGEGRRFIGSNYRMMELQGAMGLAQLAKLDSMVVAQKKNKTILKEAAACIPGVSFRQLIDPQGDSATHLAFILQDREHCLRVNASLRKDGLGAVNFSENTWHYYPQWEHLLGGKTITRSGHPFTEPGGKKKIVYDPQALPQSAAILERTLVYPVSIKMAEERLLQMRNALQKASQI from the coding sequence ATGCCAGGATTTGAAATATTCGGGGAAGAGGAAAGAAAAGAAATCATGGATGTCCTGGCGACAGGCGTCCTTTTTCGCTATGAATTTATCGATCAACGAAAGGGTGTTTTCAAGGTTCGCCAGTTCGAAGAAAATTTTGCTCAATACTGCGGGGCTGGACATGCTCAGGCGGTTACCTCAGGCACCAGTGCTCTGAAAGTTGCACTTTCCGCCTTGGGTGTTGGGCCGGGTGACGAAGTCATAACCCAAGGTTTTACCTTTGTGGCAACCTGGGAGGCGATTCTTGAAGTTGGGGCAACGCCGGTCTTTACTGAGGTTGATGCCACCCTCAATATGGATCCACAAGACCTGCAAAAGAAAATCACCCCGAAGACAAAGTGCATTATCCCCGTTCATATGCTCGGGGCTCAGGCCCGAATTGCCGAGATTGTCGCCATAGCCGCACAGCACAGTATTCCAGTGCTTGAGGATACCGCGCAGGCTGCCGGGGCTCGGATTAACGGCAAACACCTTGGCACCTTTGGAAAATGCGGTACCTTCTCCTTTGACTCAGTAAAAACCATGACCACTGGCGAGGGCGGAATGATCATTACCGATGATGCCGAGCTTTGGCGATCGATGTCTGAATACCACGATCACGGCCATGACCATCAGGTCAATCCCGGTGGCCGGGGTGGGGAAGGGCGGCGCTTTATCGGCTCCAACTACCGAATGATGGAACTGCAGGGGGCAATGGGCCTTGCCCAACTGGCAAAACTTGATTCCATGGTCGTAGCCCAAAAAAAAAACAAGACAATCCTCAAGGAAGCTGCAGCCTGCATTCCCGGCGTGTCGTTTCGGCAACTCATTGACCCGCAGGGGGATTCTGCCACCCACCTCGCCTTCATTCTCCAGGACCGAGAACACTGCCTGCGGGTAAATGCCTCTTTACGAAAAGATGGCCTCGGCGCAGTCAATTTCTCGGAAAACACCTGGCACTATTATCCACAATGGGAGCATTTGCTGGGTGGCAAGACAATAACCCGATCCGGTCATCCCTTCACTGAACCGGGCGGCAAGAAAAAGATCGTCTATGACCCTCAGGCTCTACCCCAATCGGCAGCCATTCTTGAGCGAACCTTAGTGTATCCAGTTTCGATCAAGATGGCTGAAGAAAGACTGCTACAAATGCGAAACGCCCTGCAAAAGGCAAGTCAGATCTAA
- the panC gene encoding pantoate--beta-alanine ligase, whose translation MDKIESPAAMYNQVMSWKQQGQKVALVPTMGCLHEGHLSLMRIASQNADKVVVSIFVNPMQFGPNEDFGAYPRQLQADCVLAAKEGVDVVFCPEAKDVYLEGFQTTVSVLNLAKGMCGADRPGHFDGVATVVSKLFHMTAPDIAVFGEKDFQQLAIIRQMVRDLNFPVKIIGGPIVREPDGLALSSRNKYLQGEMRGQALCLSKSIKMAQQLVAQSPQPIAADTLVEATVKLVAEAGGKLEYAVVINDHTLQPEAVVGRSSVLAIAVKIGGKVRLIDNARLYPGKE comes from the coding sequence ATGGACAAAATAGAATCACCTGCGGCAATGTATAACCAGGTTATGTCCTGGAAACAACAGGGACAGAAAGTTGCTCTTGTCCCAACCATGGGTTGTTTACATGAGGGACACCTCTCTCTCATGCGGATAGCATCCCAGAATGCCGACAAGGTTGTCGTCAGTATCTTTGTTAACCCCATGCAGTTTGGACCAAATGAAGATTTTGGCGCCTATCCAAGGCAGTTGCAGGCTGATTGTGTTCTTGCTGCAAAGGAAGGGGTTGATGTGGTCTTTTGTCCTGAGGCAAAGGACGTTTATCTTGAAGGGTTCCAGACTACAGTCAGCGTTCTCAATCTGGCAAAAGGCATGTGCGGAGCAGATAGGCCCGGACATTTTGATGGTGTTGCCACCGTGGTCAGTAAACTATTTCACATGACCGCACCGGATATAGCTGTCTTTGGAGAAAAGGATTTTCAACAACTGGCAATTATCAGGCAGATGGTGCGCGACCTCAATTTCCCCGTGAAGATCATTGGTGGACCAATTGTTCGCGAACCAGATGGGCTGGCCTTGAGCTCGCGCAATAAATACTTACAGGGCGAGATGCGCGGGCAAGCTCTTTGTTTATCTAAGTCAATAAAAATGGCGCAGCAACTGGTGGCACAATCTCCACAACCGATAGCGGCCGATACACTTGTCGAGGCGACCGTCAAACTCGTCGCTGAAGCTGGGGGGAAGCTTGAATATGCGGTTGTGATAAATGATCATACTCTACAGCCGGAGGCGGTGGTCGGACGGAGCAGTGTACTGGCGATTGCTGTCAAAATTGGCGGAAAGGTTCGCCTCATCGATAACGCCAGGCTCTATCCAGGCAAGGAATAA
- a CDS encoding tetratricopeptide repeat protein, translated as MASESAFNKRLTAETTFDKVEGLLEHFNLPPKVIRFIRGNLRIIQVAIAIIVATIVFTSLYSSYKEKIREEAATALSKALQQGKDIQADALLKVANDYGSTSSALWAKVELAHLEMQKGAFADAGEKYRKILAEIDKKNPLYPLVLLSVAQAYEAEKKYPEAAKEYDILKGLKGYEHIGYTSMGRLEEVQGNIEKAIAVYNNFLLSLGEDSSKAQSKEQIEGKVARLKARL; from the coding sequence ATGGCCAGTGAAAGTGCGTTCAATAAACGTCTTACTGCCGAAACCACGTTCGATAAAGTTGAGGGATTGTTGGAACATTTCAACCTTCCTCCAAAGGTCATCCGCTTTATTCGCGGCAACTTGCGAATCATCCAAGTGGCCATTGCTATCATCGTTGCAACTATCGTGTTCACCTCACTTTATAGTTCCTACAAGGAAAAAATCAGAGAGGAGGCAGCGACTGCTCTTTCTAAGGCCTTGCAACAAGGTAAAGATATTCAGGCAGATGCCCTGCTCAAGGTAGCAAATGACTATGGCAGCACATCGTCGGCACTCTGGGCGAAGGTCGAACTTGCCCATCTTGAAATGCAAAAAGGGGCCTTTGCCGATGCCGGCGAAAAATATCGGAAGATCCTGGCGGAGATTGACAAAAAAAATCCCCTTTACCCCCTGGTTTTGTTGAGTGTTGCTCAGGCTTATGAGGCAGAGAAGAAATACCCTGAGGCGGCAAAAGAATATGATATCCTAAAAGGTCTCAAGGGATACGAGCATATTGGCTACACGAGCATGGGTCGGCTGGAAGAAGTGCAAGGCAACATTGAAAAGGCCATTGCAGTATATAATAATTTCCTCTTAAGTCTCGGTGAAGATTCTTCTAAGGCACAGTCAAAGGAACAAATTGAAGGTAAGGTGGCCCGGCTAAAGGCCCGCCTCTAA
- the xseA gene encoding exodeoxyribonuclease VII large subunit: MLPIPFVQVMNTLNTETIFTVSQLTASIKEILENQYRFIRICGEVSNLKTPFSGHCYFTLKDSGAQIRAVLFKQQKRFVDLALQDGQQVVVFGRISLYEPRGEYQIVADSIELYGIGKLLREFEQLKRKLAEKGYFAAESKKAIPPYPAKIVVITSPTGAAIHDFLKIVNNRRSPIHIQILPVKVQGASAAGEIARAIDLAQGITDTDIIVLCRGGGSIEDLWAFNEEIVAEAIHRSSIPVVTGIGHEVDFTIADFCADFRCPTPTGAAEKLVPNAEMLRNHLRSVHTSLRLRFERKIYFLDQQLLHHKKMLGDMKNVFSGLEFRLHLGKAHLMQAAQEFLQEKENACRIVTRRLQQEMPANRILLQEQHVSFLASQLKILMQRAIERKQASLAEQAGHLNGLSPLGTLARGYAIARKKESGDATWRVVSRARDTRVGEELNVLLQEGQLDCVVTRKSE; this comes from the coding sequence GTGCTACCAATTCCTTTCGTGCAGGTGATGAATACCTTGAATACCGAGACCATTTTCACTGTCAGCCAGCTTACCGCATCTATTAAAGAAATCCTCGAAAACCAATACCGGTTTATACGAATTTGCGGTGAGGTTTCGAACCTGAAGACGCCCTTTTCCGGTCACTGCTACTTTACATTGAAAGATTCAGGTGCACAGATCAGGGCTGTGCTTTTTAAACAGCAAAAACGGTTTGTTGACCTTGCATTGCAGGACGGCCAACAGGTCGTGGTGTTCGGGAGAATTTCGCTGTATGAGCCGCGCGGTGAATATCAGATTGTCGCTGACAGTATCGAGCTCTACGGCATCGGCAAATTATTGCGAGAATTTGAGCAACTCAAGCGAAAACTTGCCGAAAAAGGCTATTTTGCCGCTGAATCGAAAAAGGCGATTCCCCCCTACCCCGCAAAAATAGTTGTTATTACCTCCCCTACAGGGGCTGCTATCCATGATTTTTTAAAGATTGTCAACAATAGAAGATCACCGATTCATATTCAGATCCTACCCGTGAAGGTTCAGGGGGCAAGCGCGGCAGGAGAGATTGCCCGTGCCATTGACCTTGCACAAGGAATTACCGATACCGACATCATTGTCCTGTGCCGTGGCGGAGGTTCTATTGAAGATCTATGGGCTTTCAATGAGGAGATTGTTGCCGAGGCAATCCACCGGTCAAGCATTCCGGTAGTGACCGGTATTGGCCATGAGGTTGATTTCACCATTGCCGACTTCTGTGCTGATTTCCGCTGCCCCACTCCTACCGGAGCTGCCGAAAAATTAGTTCCTAATGCTGAAATGCTTCGCAACCATCTTAGGTCCGTGCACACCAGCCTGCGGCTTCGCTTCGAGCGGAAAATATACTTTCTTGACCAGCAGCTCTTGCACCATAAAAAAATGCTGGGCGATATGAAAAATGTCTTTTCCGGCCTGGAATTTCGTCTGCATCTCGGTAAAGCTCATCTGATGCAGGCGGCACAGGAATTTCTTCAGGAAAAAGAGAATGCATGTCGGATAGTTACAAGGCGCCTACAGCAAGAAATGCCTGCCAATAGAATTCTCCTGCAGGAGCAGCACGTTTCTTTTTTGGCCAGCCAATTAAAAATTCTCATGCAGCGCGCAATCGAGCGAAAACAGGCATCACTTGCCGAACAGGCAGGTCATTTAAATGGCTTGAGCCCGCTGGGAACCTTGGCCCGGGGATATGCAATTGCACGTAAAAAAGAGTCGGGAGATGCAACCTGGCGAGTAGTTTCGCGAGCAAGGGACACCCGGGTTGGCGAAGAACTCAACGTTCTCTTACAGGAAGGGCAATTGGACTGCGTGGTTACCAGGAAGAGCGAGTAG
- the ndk gene encoding nucleoside-diphosphate kinase, with protein sequence MERTFAIIKPNAFADGNSGKIISRIYQAGFTIVGLKKLYLSKVEAEGFYYVHKDRPFFGELTEFMSSGPCIAMVLEAENAILKWRDLMGATNPAQAAEGTLRREFGKSLGENATHGSDAPETAAFEIGYFFSGLELL encoded by the coding sequence ATGGAACGAACATTTGCAATTATCAAGCCCAATGCGTTTGCCGATGGCAACAGCGGCAAGATCATCAGCCGCATTTATCAAGCTGGTTTCACCATTGTCGGGCTTAAAAAGCTGTATCTGAGCAAGGTTGAGGCAGAAGGTTTTTATTATGTACATAAAGACCGACCATTCTTTGGTGAATTAACCGAGTTCATGTCCAGTGGGCCCTGCATCGCCATGGTTCTCGAGGCAGAAAATGCCATTCTGAAATGGCGAGATCTTATGGGAGCAACCAATCCGGCCCAGGCGGCAGAAGGGACACTGCGCCGGGAGTTTGGCAAGTCGCTCGGTGAAAACGCCACCCACGGTTCAGATGCACCGGAAACCGCTGCCTTTGAAATCGGCTATTTTTTCTCCGGCCTCGAGCTTCTGTAA
- the cbiB gene encoding adenosylcobinamide-phosphate synthase CbiB: MSYIGQLFLAILLDLLFGDPPWLPHPVRGIGRLCIWAEKSTRLVFSNLYVAGFITVLLVVAGTGGIVFLLMLGATALHPVFGTAIAIILLYTSIAIRDLLRHSDAVYEQLQPSGSLEKAREAVGRIVGRDTKDLSQPQITKACIETVAENMVDGITAPLFFAVLASFAAPIFGMSPLSCSVIGAFLYKAANTMDSMIGYKNEKYLQFGRCAAKLDDILNFLPARISGLCVIMAAIFLKLDYRGAARIFRRDRLRHSSPNAGHTEAAAAGALGLRLGGPSSYFGKIVEKPYLGDGIREPVPEDIKKTNRLVMVGVSIFLLLLIGLRLLAA; encoded by the coding sequence ATGAGTTATATTGGACAGTTGTTCTTAGCAATACTCCTTGATCTTCTGTTTGGAGATCCCCCTTGGTTACCCCATCCGGTTCGTGGCATCGGCCGGTTGTGTATTTGGGCCGAAAAAAGCACCCGGTTGGTGTTTTCAAACCTTTATGTTGCTGGCTTTATAACTGTATTGCTGGTGGTCGCTGGTACCGGCGGCATCGTTTTTTTGTTGATGCTTGGTGCGACTGCATTGCATCCGGTTTTTGGAACCGCGATTGCCATAATTCTTCTCTATACAAGCATCGCCATCCGCGACCTGCTGCGCCACAGTGATGCAGTATATGAACAACTCCAACCAAGCGGTTCCCTTGAAAAAGCTAGAGAGGCTGTCGGTAGAATTGTCGGGCGAGACACCAAAGATCTCAGCCAGCCACAGATCACCAAGGCCTGTATTGAGACGGTTGCCGAGAATATGGTCGATGGAATCACCGCGCCACTCTTTTTCGCGGTTCTTGCAAGCTTTGCCGCTCCCATTTTCGGTATGAGCCCACTTAGTTGTTCAGTTATAGGAGCCTTTCTTTATAAGGCCGCTAACACCATGGATTCAATGATCGGTTATAAAAATGAGAAGTATCTGCAATTTGGCAGGTGTGCGGCAAAACTGGACGATATATTAAATTTCCTGCCGGCCCGAATCAGTGGTCTCTGTGTGATAATGGCTGCAATTTTTTTAAAATTGGATTACAGGGGTGCAGCCAGGATTTTCCGGCGTGACAGGTTACGTCATTCGAGCCCCAATGCCGGCCATACCGAGGCAGCTGCCGCCGGTGCACTTGGCCTTCGACTTGGTGGGCCATCTTCTTATTTCGGTAAAATCGTCGAAAAACCGTATCTTGGCGATGGCATCCGTGAACCGGTCCCGGAAGATATCAAGAAAACCAATCGTCTTGTGATGGTTGGCGTATCGATATTTTTACTTTTATTGATCGGATTGAGGTTGTTGGCTGCTTAA